Proteins encoded together in one Lathyrus oleraceus cultivar Zhongwan6 chromosome 5, CAAS_Psat_ZW6_1.0, whole genome shotgun sequence window:
- the LOC127081152 gene encoding uncharacterized protein LOC127081152 codes for MKRIMRIRFVPSYYHRELHNKLQRLTQGSKSVEEYFKEMEVLKIRANVEEDDEATMARFLHGLNHDISDIVELHHYVEMDELVHQAIKVEQQLKRKSQARRNSTTFNSQSWKDKTKKEGASSSKEATVENKGKTITSSFSSVSTNKSVKCFKCQGQGHIASQCPTKRTMLMEENEEIVEEEDGDYDEEFEEEIPSGDLLMVRRMLGSQIKEEDTSQRENLFQTRCFVQGKVCSLIIDGGSCTNVASTRLVSKLKLETKPHPKPYKLQWLNESVEMLVNK; via the coding sequence ATGAAAAGAATCATGAGGATAAGGTTTGTTCCTTCCTATTATCATAGGGAATTGCACAACAAATTACAAAGACTCACTCAAGGTTCTAAAAGTGTTGAAGAATATTTCAAGGAGATGGAAGTTCTCAAAATTAGAGCTAATGTAGAGGAGGACGATGAAGCAACTATGGCTAGGTTTCTCCATGGTCTAAATCATGACATTAGTGACATAGTGGAACTTCATCACTATGTTGAAATGGATGAATTGGTACACCAAGCTATCAAAGTGGAACAACAACTCAAAAGAAAGAGCCAAGCAAGGAGAAATTCCACCACTTTCAATTCTCAAAGTTGGAAGGACAAAACAAAGAAGGAGGGTGCTTCATCATCTAAGGAAGCCACGGTTGAAAACAAAGGTAAAACTATTACATCTTCTTTTTCAAGTGTTTCAACTAACAAAAGTGTTAAGTGTTTCAAGTGTCAAGGCCAAGGACATATTGCATCTCAATGTCCAACAAAGAGAACTATGCTTatggaagaaaatgaagaaattGTTGAAGAGGAGGATGGTGATTATGATGAGGAGTTTGAAGAAGAAATACCTAGTGGAGATTTACTCATGGTGAGAAGAATGTTGGGAAGCCAAATAAAGGAGGAGGATACAAGTCAAAGAGAAAACCTTTTTCAGACAAGATGCTTTGTGCAAGGAAAGGTTTGTTCTTTAATAATTGATGGAGGAAGTTGTACAAATGTTGCAAGCACGCGTCTGGTTTCTAAACTAAAATTGGAAACAAAACCTCACCCTAAGCCTTACAAACTCCAATGGCTTAATGAAAGTGTAGAAATGCTTGTTAATAAATAA